The DNA sequence CGATCTCGGCGTCTGCGCCGGTCAGTTCGAACGCTGCGGCCTGTCGCAGTCGACCGTTTCCTCGCATCTCGCGGTGCTTCAGCGCGCCGGCCTCGTAACGACGCGCCGGGTCGGCCAGTGGATTTTCTACCGCCGTGATGAAGAGACGATTGCCGCTTTTCTGAAGAGCATCGGCGATCTCTGAAGCCAGCAACTCCTCCCAAGCAGACCTCCCTGAAAGGACCTCCCATGGCCTCGCTTTTTGACCCCATCACCATCGGTGACATCGCGCTGAAGAACCGCATCGTCATGGCGCCGTTGACACGCAACCGTTCACCCGGCGCCGTTCCGAACACGCTGAACGTCACCTACTACGAGCAGCGCGCAACGGCTGGTTTGCTCATCACCGAGGGAACCGCGATCACCCAGCAGGGCCAGGGCTATGC is a window from the Ensifer adhaerens genome containing:
- a CDS encoding ArsR/SmtB family transcription factor, with product MDRDEILKALAHPVRVNILAWLKEPQLHFPTQEHPLDLGVCAGQFERCGLSQSTVSSHLAVLQRAGLVTTRRVGQWIFYRRDEETIAAFLKSIGDL